In one window of Prevotella sp. E13-17 DNA:
- a CDS encoding LTA synthase family protein — MRRTFFRYPFVGLISNLLVIYLLFTFCRLVFLLVNWSLYADTMTFGHAFSLFAAGLIFDTTAILYTNALVILLMLFPLHKKERNGYYRVVKWIYVVCNSVALWANLCDCVYFPYTGKRTTTSVFYEFSHEGVGGMTKIMGEQFLANWYLVLLAFVLSWVLWKAFRPQHVSVVKVPWRYYVIQTIILVAAIPLVVAGMRGGFSHAVRPITISNANQFVDRPAETGIVLNTPFSIYRTLSKKPLVTPSYMSEEEALSYYSPIHVPSDSVAFQPKNVVVFILESWGKQHMGYYNQTLRNGAYKGFTPFVDSLITHGAITWRYSYSNGRKSIEGMPSTLSSLPNYVEPLFLTPASLNHMSGLARELGEKKGYTTAFFHGAQNNSMGFQAFARATGFQRYYGRTEYNEDPHFNGDDDFDGTWAIWDEEFMQFYAAQMNKMKQPFMTALFSATSHTPFNLPARYKNVFPKGEIPLQECVAYTDNALRQFFKEASKQPWFKNTLFVITADHSSSPIDPFYKTTLGLFNVPIILYAPGDETLRGYDTQRVVEQIDIMPTVLTYLHYDQPYLAFGKDMLHTPVEETHALHWVPESNGYEFVKGSYVLEFDGQEVTAAYRYRTDSVFKTNIIREMPADTLQHMTKQMKSIIQQYMYRMNNDQLVLTPSAKHQ; from the coding sequence ATGAGAAGAACATTCTTTAGATATCCCTTTGTGGGCCTGATTAGCAATTTACTTGTCATCTATCTACTATTCACGTTTTGCCGATTGGTTTTTTTGTTAGTAAACTGGTCGCTTTATGCTGATACGATGACATTCGGACATGCTTTCAGTCTTTTCGCAGCGGGCCTTATCTTCGATACGACTGCCATCCTATATACCAATGCCCTGGTTATCCTGTTGATGCTTTTCCCCCTGCATAAGAAAGAACGCAATGGATATTACCGAGTGGTGAAATGGATCTATGTGGTCTGCAATTCTGTTGCTTTGTGGGCAAACCTGTGTGACTGTGTTTATTTCCCATATACTGGAAAGCGAACCACAACCTCTGTGTTCTACGAGTTTAGTCATGAGGGAGTAGGGGGTATGACAAAGATTATGGGCGAACAGTTTTTGGCAAATTGGTATTTGGTGCTGCTGGCCTTTGTCTTGTCGTGGGTGTTGTGGAAAGCATTCCGTCCACAACATGTGTCTGTAGTAAAAGTGCCTTGGCGTTATTATGTCATTCAGACTATAATCCTGGTGGCTGCTATTCCGTTGGTTGTTGCCGGCATGCGTGGCGGTTTCTCGCATGCTGTTCGTCCTATTACCATCAGTAATGCCAATCAGTTTGTGGACCGTCCGGCAGAAACAGGCATCGTACTGAACACGCCTTTCAGTATCTATCGTACGTTAAGCAAGAAGCCTCTCGTCACACCCAGTTATATGAGTGAAGAAGAGGCATTGTCTTACTATTCACCGATTCATGTGCCCAGCGACTCGGTGGCTTTCCAACCGAAGAATGTGGTGGTGTTTATACTTGAAAGTTGGGGCAAACAGCACATGGGTTATTACAACCAGACTCTACGTAATGGGGCCTATAAAGGATTTACACCATTTGTTGATTCTCTGATAACTCACGGTGCAATCACTTGGAGATACTCTTATTCTAATGGTAGAAAAAGTATAGAAGGAATGCCTTCAACGCTGTCTTCGCTGCCTAACTATGTTGAACCGCTGTTCCTGACGCCAGCGTCCTTAAATCACATGTCTGGTCTGGCTCGCGAGTTGGGCGAGAAGAAAGGTTATACAACAGCATTCTTCCACGGCGCTCAGAATAATTCGATGGGCTTCCAGGCTTTCGCACGCGCCACAGGCTTTCAACGCTATTATGGAAGAACAGAGTATAACGAGGATCCACATTTCAATGGTGATGACGACTTTGATGGCACATGGGCTATCTGGGATGAAGAGTTTATGCAGTTTTATGCTGCACAGATGAATAAGATGAAGCAACCCTTCATGACGGCCTTGTTCTCGGCAACTTCACACACACCGTTTAATCTGCCGGCACGCTATAAGAATGTCTTTCCTAAAGGCGAGATACCCTTGCAAGAGTGTGTGGCATATACTGACAATGCGTTGAGACAATTCTTTAAGGAAGCCAGTAAGCAACCCTGGTTTAAGAATACACTTTTCGTGATAACAGCCGACCATAGCAGTTCGCCTATTGATCCTTTCTACAAGACAACATTAGGGTTGTTCAATGTGCCAATCATTCTTTATGCACCTGGTGATGAAACATTGCGTGGTTATGACACTCAGCGCGTGGTGGAACAGATAGACATCATGCCAACGGTGTTGACTTATCTTCATTACGATCAGCCCTATTTGGCTTTCGGAAAGGACATGCTGCATACGCCTGTTGAAGAGACGCATGCCTTGCATTGGGTACCGGAAAGTAATGGCTATGAATTTGTTAAAGGCTCTTATGTACTGGAGTTTGACGGACAAGAAGTGACGGCTGCTTATCGTTACCGCACCGACTCTGTCTTTAAAACCAATATCATCAGAGAGATGCCTGCTGATACACTGCAGCACATGACCAAGCAGATGAAGTCCATTATCCAACAGTATATGTATCGCATGAATAATGATCAGTTGGTGCTCACTCCATCTGCTAAGCATCAATAG
- a CDS encoding metallophosphoesterase family protein, whose product MKKKSIKRKATWTIITILLLGLGSWVYSRWNVWFHNPEEEPYTASSTPQRVLLTFGDSTEWARNVSWQCDSVVRQSHLELAQLPDGDTIQIAADGEVFQSRAGKAAYYVARLRSLKPNASYAYRAVTDGKTSEWYHFSTSKQTHDDLSFLYVGDVQDTLCGEANRFLREALQRHPQSEFLVCGGDLTERPTNQHWAETFRDLDSVAQHLPLVCVTGNHDYLKGVIVSLERRFSLIHSYYLDSQVGVNQVFTFRYGPAQFFLLDSNREFPYLITQRHWLEEKLKSSTARWKIVVLHHPLFSLKGNNNLIQRWMFNDLIEEYGVDLVLQGHEHAYGRMTRHTANDQPTTPIYTVSHCSPKNYYIQFDDRFDKFGISSRYYQTVNISGDTLTMAAYEVYKHTLYDSICVIKNGTNTHILDYGRAIPEYTEFTPDLSRKKDRAYAERIDAYRKRHPERITGLRPTK is encoded by the coding sequence ATGAAAAAGAAAAGTATTAAGAGAAAAGCCACCTGGACCATTATCACCATTTTGTTGCTTGGCCTCGGGTCATGGGTCTATAGCCGTTGGAATGTGTGGTTTCACAATCCAGAAGAAGAGCCTTACACTGCCAGCAGCACCCCCCAGAGAGTGCTACTAACCTTCGGCGATTCGACAGAATGGGCACGAAACGTGAGTTGGCAATGTGACAGCGTGGTACGACAGTCCCATTTGGAGCTGGCTCAGCTACCCGATGGCGATACCATCCAGATAGCAGCCGATGGAGAAGTATTTCAGTCACGCGCTGGCAAAGCTGCCTACTATGTGGCTCGACTACGCAGTCTGAAGCCCAACGCCAGCTACGCCTATCGTGCGGTGACAGATGGTAAAACCTCCGAGTGGTACCATTTCTCTACAAGCAAACAGACACACGACGATCTCTCGTTCCTTTACGTGGGAGATGTCCAAGACACGCTTTGCGGCGAAGCCAACCGTTTTCTCCGCGAAGCACTACAACGGCACCCACAAAGCGAATTTCTCGTATGCGGCGGTGACCTAACAGAACGACCCACAAACCAGCACTGGGCAGAGACCTTCCGTGACCTTGACAGCGTGGCACAACATTTACCTCTGGTGTGCGTCACAGGCAACCACGACTACCTGAAAGGGGTTATCGTATCTTTGGAGCGTCGTTTCTCGCTCATTCACTCCTACTATCTCGACTCTCAGGTTGGAGTCAATCAAGTATTCACGTTCCGTTATGGTCCGGCACAGTTCTTCTTGTTAGACAGCAACCGCGAGTTTCCTTATCTCATCACACAGCGTCACTGGCTGGAAGAAAAGCTCAAAAGTAGCACTGCCCGCTGGAAGATTGTGGTACTCCACCACCCTTTATTCTCTTTAAAGGGCAACAACAACCTCATTCAGCGCTGGATGTTCAACGACCTAATCGAGGAGTATGGTGTGGATCTCGTGCTACAGGGTCATGAGCATGCCTACGGTCGAATGACACGTCACACTGCCAACGACCAGCCCACCACGCCAATATACACTGTCAGCCATTGTTCGCCCAAAAACTATTACATCCAATTTGACGACCGTTTCGACAAGTTCGGAATCTCCAGCCGTTACTATCAAACCGTAAACATTTCTGGCGACACGCTAACCATGGCTGCTTATGAGGTGTATAAACATACGCTCTACGACTCCATCTGCGTCATCAAGAACGGCACAAACACTCATATCCTTGACTACGGCAGAGCCATTCCCGAATACACAGAATTTACGCCCGACCTCTCTCGAAAGAAAGACCGGGCGTATGCCGAACGCATTGATGCGTATAGAAAGCGACATCCCGAACGCATCACAGGGCTTCGCCCAACAAAGTAG
- the miaB gene encoding tRNA (N6-isopentenyl adenosine(37)-C2)-methylthiotransferase MiaB has protein sequence MKKLFIETYGCQMNVADSEVVASVMKMAGYENCESIDEADAVFLNTCSVRDNAEQKIYHRLEALNAVKRKRSLVVGVLGCMAERVKDDLLQNHGADLVAGPDAYLSLPDLVAQAELGHKAINIELSTTETYRDVVPQRIGLGHKIGGFVSIMRGCNNFCHYCIVPYTRGRERSRDVESILREVRDLRDRGFKEVTLLGQNVNSYNFEGMGFPKLLKAVAEEAPELRIRFTTSHPKDMSDETLQVIADMPNVCKHIHLPVQSGSDRILKLMNRKYTREWYMDRVAAIRRIIPDCGLSTDIFVGYHDETEEDHQLSLSLMREVGYDSAFMFKYSERPGTFASKHLPDNVPEEEKIRRLNELIALQTEISAQQNKKDEGKEFDVLVEGFSKRSREQLCGRTEQNKMVVFDKKNHHIGETVRVRITGSTSATLLGEAL, from the coding sequence ATGAAGAAACTTTTTATTGAGACTTACGGCTGCCAGATGAATGTGGCAGACTCGGAAGTGGTGGCATCGGTCATGAAGATGGCAGGCTATGAGAACTGCGAGAGTATTGATGAGGCTGATGCGGTATTCTTAAACACCTGTTCGGTGCGTGATAATGCCGAACAGAAAATTTATCACAGGTTAGAAGCGCTGAATGCTGTGAAGCGTAAGCGTAGTTTGGTGGTTGGTGTGCTGGGATGCATGGCAGAACGTGTGAAAGACGATTTGCTCCAGAATCACGGCGCCGACCTCGTGGCTGGTCCTGATGCCTATCTGTCGTTGCCGGATTTGGTGGCTCAGGCGGAGTTGGGACATAAGGCTATCAACATAGAACTATCTACTACCGAGACTTATCGCGATGTGGTGCCTCAGCGTATTGGTTTAGGACATAAGATCGGTGGTTTCGTAAGTATCATGCGTGGTTGTAATAACTTCTGCCATTACTGCATCGTTCCTTATACTCGTGGTCGTGAGCGCAGTCGTGACGTGGAGAGTATCTTGCGTGAAGTGCGTGACTTGCGCGACCGCGGTTTTAAAGAGGTGACGCTACTTGGTCAGAATGTCAACAGCTATAACTTTGAAGGTATGGGCTTCCCCAAGCTGCTCAAGGCCGTGGCAGAAGAAGCACCAGAGTTGCGTATCCGCTTCACGACCTCGCATCCGAAGGATATGAGCGATGAGACGCTGCAGGTGATTGCTGATATGCCCAATGTGTGCAAGCATATCCATCTGCCGGTACAGAGCGGTAGTGACCGTATCTTGAAGTTGATGAATCGTAAATATACCCGTGAATGGTATATGGATCGTGTGGCAGCTATCCGCAGGATTATACCCGACTGTGGCTTGTCAACGGATATCTTTGTCGGTTATCACGACGAGACAGAGGAGGATCATCAATTATCTTTATCGTTGATGCGTGAGGTTGGCTATGACTCTGCCTTCATGTTTAAATATTCGGAGCGTCCTGGCACTTTCGCATCAAAACATCTGCCAGATAATGTTCCCGAGGAAGAGAAGATTCGCAGACTGAACGAGCTGATAGCACTGCAGACGGAGATTTCTGCTCAGCAGAACAAAAAAGATGAGGGTAAGGAATTTGATGTTTTGGTGGAAGGCTTCTCAAAGCGTTCCCGCGAGCAGTTGTGCGGCAGAACAGAACAAAATAAAATGGTGGTCTTCGATAAGAAAAACCACCATATAGGCGAAACAGTACGTGTGCGTATTACGGGTAGCACAAGCGCTACTTTGTTGGGCGAAGCCCTGTGA